Genomic segment of Brachyspira suanatina:
TTTAGGGCGTTTATCTTTTTCCATTGATTCCAATATATCTACTATATGCTTAACTCCAACAAAATTTGTAAGATGCGCTAATTTAGGGTATCTGTCAGATTTCGGAGGTATCACTGCAGCAAGATTAAGTACATAATGACAGTCTTTCAATAATTTTTCGCAGTCATCTCTTTCATATAAATAACCTGTAACTATCTCTACTCTTTTTCCATATTGTTTTTTAAATTTTTCACCTATTTTTCTGCTTTCTTTTCTTATAAGCACTTTTACAAGCTCAATATCTTCTATTTCCATTAATTGTCTTAATGTTTCAAGGCCCATATTTCCAGTGGCACCTGTTAAAGCTATCGTATATTTCATATAATAATCCTTTATTATTAATAAACCAACTTAAAAAATTTACTATTATTTTACATACTTTAAAAATAAACAGTTTTTATCATATGTAGTATTATATAAGAAATATAATTTTTGTAAATAATGTATTCAAAAGGACTAAAAATGAAATATTGTAAAACAGCATATTTAATATTATTAAGTTTAATAGTTTTTACTCAAATATCTTTTGCTCAAAACAATAATGAAGCATCTCAATTATTTAAATTAATAAATGATGAAAGAAAAAAATCAGGTCTTGATGAATACAAAACGGAAACTCAATTACAAAATGCTGCCAATCAAAGAGTAAAAGAAATAGCAGGCGGAATAAGAAAATCTACTGCTTTACAGGATAATAATATACAATTTTCATCATACTCTGAAGGTTCCATCATAGCAGATATGACTGTAGAAGAAGTATTTGCTCAAATGCTTAAATCACAAAAAAATTTAATACTAAATAATAAATTTACTCATGCTGCTACATCTGTATATGAAAGCAATGGTAAAAAATATTGGGTAATGATTTATGTAGTATCAAGAAATGACAGCATAGTAAAACAGGAATTGAACATACAAAAAGAGAGAGAAAGAGTTGTTGAGTTATGCAATGAAGCTAGAAAGCAAAATAATGTATCTGTTAGTTTAGTTTTAGATGCAAAATTAAGCGAAGCTGCACAGAAAAGAGCTGAAGAGTTAATAAAATTATTCTCACATACAAGACCGAACAGAACAGATTTCTCTACAGTATTAAAAGAATATAACATTGCTTATAAAACAGCTGGTGAAAATATAGCTAACGGACAATTTGATGCTGATGATGTTA
This window contains:
- a CDS encoding CAP domain-containing protein produces the protein MKYCKTAYLILLSLIVFTQISFAQNNNEASQLFKLINDERKKSGLDEYKTETQLQNAANQRVKEIAGGIRKSTALQDNNIQFSSYSEGSIIADMTVEEVFAQMLKSQKNLILNNKFTHAATSVYESNGKKYWVMIYVVSRNDSIVKQELNIQKERERVVELCNEARKQNNVSVSLVLDAKLSEAAQKRAEELIKLFSHTRPNRTDFSTVLKEYNIAYKTAGENIANGQFDADDVMKSWLKSPGHRANILQKNFGKIGVGVFEYNGRLYWVQVFTD